TCTTGCTCCTTTCTTTATTTCTTTTGGTAGAAGATTAAACTTTGGTATGTCCATTTTAAGGAATGGAAGAGAATTTATTTTTTCTTCTTTTTCTTCAATAGTTACTTTAATTCCATATTTATTAAGCATATCAATTGTTTTATTTTCAACAATTTTTAAATATTTTCCTCTTCTTTGAGTAGGAGTTGTTAAAACTTGTTTTGTTTTAGAACCATCTCTATAAATTGTTATTCCTTTTAATCCCAATTTATAAGCAAAAAGATAAGCATTCTTAACATCTTCTACACTTACCCAATTTGCCATATTTATTGTTTTACTTATTCCAGCATCCACCCATAGTCCTATTTCATATTGAGCTCTTATATGGTCCCACCATGGAATATCATATGCAGTAACAAAAACTTTCTTTAAATCTTCAGGTATCCCATCTATTTCTTGTATTGATCCTCCATTTTCAGCGATTTTCTCGATTATTTTTTCATTATATAATCCTCTTTCTCTTAATTGTATTTCAAGTTCTTGATTTACATAATAGAATTTTCCAAGAGTAACTGTTTTTTCAAATATTAAAGCAAATTGAGGTTCTAAACCAGAGGATGTATCAACAATCATAGATATAGTACCTGTTGGAGCAATGGATGTTAAATTTGAATTTCTAACACCATACTTCTTTATATCTTCAATTATTCTATTCCAATCAAAATTCCAAACATCTTTATGATAAAACCCTTCTATTGGCATTTCTCCATCTATATAACCGCTTTTTTCAAATAATGGAAATGGTCCTCTTTCTTTTGCTCTTTCTATTGATCTAATGTATGCATGATAATCAATAAATTCCATTATTTTCCTCATAAATTCGAATCCCTCCTCGCTATTATATGGAATTTTTAATGCAAATAATGTATCAGCTAAGCCCATTATTCCTAAACCTATTTTTCTAGATTCCTTAGTTTTTTCTTCTATTTTCTTAAGAGGGTATTTATTAACATCTATTACATTATCCAAAAAATCAATAGCAATTTTTATTGTTTTTTCTAATTCTTTCCAATCAAATTCTACATTTCCTTCAATATCTCTTTTTATAAAAGCATATAAATTAATAGATCCTAAATTACAAGATTCATATGGATATAAAGGTTGTTCACCACAGTCGAGCGATATTATTCCATTTGAAATAAAGCTAAAAGTTTTTGGCTCAGTTAAATCGTATACGATCTTTTTCCCATTCGGTTTAATTAATAAAACTTTATCTTCAAATATAGTTTCATGAAAATCTTTTATTTTTAATTTCTTAATTTTATTATTATGTTTGTTTAATAAGAAACCTATTTTATCAATGAAATTTTTAATACCATCTCTACTTATATGTAATTCATAACATTTTCCATCTTCTTTATAATATTGAATTTTACCATTTTTACTTTTATAAGGAAATATTTTTCTAGGTTTTCTACTTCTATTATATATTTTGGATTTTATTCCAAGATTTAGCAATAATATTTGAACATCTTTTAAAAGTTTCTTCGATTTTGAAGTTAATCTTATATAATAACCATTATCTTCATTGTATCCGATTGTACCATCTGCAGTAAACAATCCTTGTAAAAATCCAATAACAGCTTCTTTAGGAGCAGTAAAAATGCTTTCAGGAACGACTTTTTCTTTAGCATCTACATTTTTCACGCCTAATTTCTTAAAGAAATTAACAAAATATTTTGAGTGATAAGATAAATAATAAACACCATTCTTTCTTTTTACTTCTTTTATATCAAAATTATACCAATTATTAATTATTGGTTTAAAGTATTCTAAAATTTTCTTATCTTCTTTTGAGAATGTAAATCCCACTCTACAATTTTCCCCTTCTCTTAACCAACCATCTCCTATTAGCCATCCTAAAACTTGTCCTAATTCTTTACTCCATTTTGTTGGTAAATTTAGTTTATAGATTCTACCATTTTTTCCTTTAAACTTATTTTTTACTTTAAATGGTAATTGATAATTATTATTAAATTTTCCTTCACCAGATTGAATTAAAACTTTATGTTTTTTTGGATTTAATTCTGTTACCTTTATCCATCCTTCATTTGTTAATACTTTATGATCTCCTGTACAAACTAATTCGTAACCAGATTCTGTTATTAATTTATATGTTTCTTTAATACCAGTACAAAATGCTTTTGATATTTCATTAAAGCTAACACCTTCTTGTGAAGAATTTAGTAAAAGTAATGTTCCATTTGAATTCATAATTTGAATTGGCACTCTATTATCAGTTGCGATTTTAATTCCTCCATTAGGATATTTCTTTACCAAATCTTTCATTCTCATTAATCCATTCTCAGTAGAGATTAAAGTATCTCCTACTACACAAGGATTAGTTGCTGTTATTTCTCCTTTAGCTTTCTTTAAAATATTTCTTTTATTTATATTATCTAAAAATAATACTCCTGGATCAGCTGTTTTCCATGCAGATAAAGCAATTATTTCTAATAAATGTTTAGGGTCTATTTTTTTAACACTTTTTCCATTCCTTGGGTTAACTAAAAAATATGGTTCATCTTTTTCATATGCATCCCAAAAATCTTTATCTAATGCGACAGAAATATTGAAGTTTTCTAATACTCCCTCTGTTGTTTTTAATGTTATGAATTTTTCTATTTCTGGATGTGATGCATTTAATATTCCCATGTTTGCTCCTCGTCTTTTTCCACCTTGTTTTATAACGTCAGTTGTTACATCTATTATTCTCATAAAGCTACATGGTCCAGAAGCAGTACCACTTGTAGAAGCAACAACATCTCCTTCAGGTCTTAATTTTGAATAATTTATTCCAACTCCTCCACCAGTTTTGAAAATTATAGATGCTTCCTTAACAGTTTCCATTATAGATTCTATATTATCATCTATGTCTAAAACAAAACATGCAGAAAGCTGACCCAATCTTGCACCTGCATTGAATAATGTTGGTGAATTTGGCATAAACTTTTTCTCAACCATAATTCTATAATATTCCATGAATTTTTCATAATAATTATCAAATTCTCCATTTTCAAGCATTTCTAAAAATTTCTTCCAACTTACTTTCATTTTTCTTTGAGAATTTAATTCATCATAAAGATTTTTCATTCTTTCTAAATGCCATCTATTCCATTTAATTTCTTTTAATCCAATTTTAAATTCATAATCTTCTGGATTAAAATCTTCTTTTTCATGTATTTTTTGTAAACCATTTTTATCAAAAATTCTTGAATCATATAGTATGTCTGGAATAACAATTAATGCTGCAACTCTTTGAAACAATTGTTTAGGAGACTCTATTATTTTTCCTTCTTCATCTCTAAGAAGATATCTTGAAGCTAATATTCTTAATGCATTAATTGAAAAATTTTTATCGACTTCATCAACTTCAGTTTTTTGAAGAATTTTCTTTTTCTCTTCTCTTATTCTTTCTCTTTCTTTTCTATATAGAACATAAGCTTTAGCAGTTTCAAATAATCCGTATTTCATTAAAGAAAATTCAACTATATCTTGTATTTCTTCTACATGAGGATATCTCTCTTTATATTTTTCATTAATAATTAAAAGAATATATG
This DNA window, taken from Nitrososphaerota archaeon, encodes the following:
- a CDS encoding adenosylcobalamin-dependent ribonucleoside-diphosphate reductase, with translation MSRVEVKVEKVIKRDGRIVDFDATRIENAIRKAMLATNSYNKEILEKVISYILLIINEKYKERYPHVEEIQDIVEFSLMKYGLFETAKAYVLYRKERERIREEKKKILQKTEVDEVDKNFSINALRILASRYLLRDEEGKIIESPKQLFQRVAALIVIPDILYDSRIFDKNGLQKIHEKEDFNPEDYEFKIGLKEIKWNRWHLERMKNLYDELNSQRKMKVSWKKFLEMLENGEFDNYYEKFMEYYRIMVEKKFMPNSPTLFNAGARLGQLSACFVLDIDDNIESIMETVKEASIIFKTGGGVGINYSKLRPEGDVVASTSGTASGPCSFMRIIDVTTDVIKQGGKRRGANMGILNASHPEIEKFITLKTTEGVLENFNISVALDKDFWDAYEKDEPYFLVNPRNGKSVKKIDPKHLLEIIALSAWKTADPGVLFLDNINKRNILKKAKGEITATNPCVVGDTLISTENGLMRMKDLVKKYPNGGIKIATDNRVPIQIMNSNGTLLLLNSSQEGVSFNEISKAFCTGIKETYKLITESGYELVCTGDHKVLTNEGWIKVTELNPKKHKVLIQSGEGKFNNNYQLPFKVKNKFKGKNGRIYKLNLPTKWSKELGQVLGWLIGDGWLREGENCRVGFTFSKEDKKILEYFKPIINNWYNFDIKEVKRKNGVYYLSYHSKYFVNFFKKLGVKNVDAKEKVVPESIFTAPKEAVIGFLQGLFTADGTIGYNEDNGYYIRLTSKSKKLLKDVQILLLNLGIKSKIYNRSRKPRKIFPYKSKNGKIQYYKEDGKCYELHISRDGIKNFIDKIGFLLNKHNNKIKKLKIKDFHETIFEDKVLLIKPNGKKIVYDLTEPKTFSFISNGIISLDCGEQPLYPYESCNLGSINLYAFIKRDIEGNVEFDWKELEKTIKIAIDFLDNVIDVNKYPLKKIEEKTKESRKIGLGIMGLADTLFALKIPYNSEEGFEFMRKIMEFIDYHAYIRSIERAKERGPFPLFEKSGYIDGEMPIEGFYHKDVWNFDWNRIIEDIKKYGVRNSNLTSIAPTGTISMIVDTSSGLEPQFALIFEKTVTLGKFYYVNQELEIQLRERGLYNEKIIEKIAENGGSIQEIDGIPEDLKKVFVTAYDIPWWDHIRAQYEIGLWVDAGISKTINMANWVSVEDVKNAYLFAYKLGLKGITIYRDGSKTKQVLTTPTQRRGKYLKIVENKTIDMLNKYGIKVTIEEKEEKINSLPFLKMDIPKFNLLPKEIKKGARREACPMCQSQSLVYHESCVTCMNCGWSECVEA